Sequence from the Maribacter aquivivus genome:
TGCAGAATACCAAACTAAAAAATCTAAAAAATGGATAAAACAAGAGCACAACATTGTACAGACTTATAAAAACGTACATGGAAAATACTTTTTTAATCTATTAGAAGTCTCAACGAACACCGATATATTTTCAAGGGGACATCAATATTTACAGAGCACCTATACCATTAACAAACTTGTATCTAATGATATAGAGACTTCATCTGTAAAATTTTTAAACAGACCACTTATAGAATTAAAACAAGGGTATAAAAAGCAACTAAATGACCCATATTGGGAGGACAAGCCAATGGATTTTATGATTGAAATACCGTCAAGAAATTTTTAATATTAACTACTAAAAAATATCCTTTCATACTCAAGACTACTACCTTTGTTTAATGAGTATTGAACAGACGGCAATTAAGACCACGTATTTCAGCATCATAGGTAACATATGCCTTGCTTTGATTAAAGGTCTTGCCGGTTTTTTCGGCAATTCTTATGCCCTAATTGCCGATGCTATTGAATCTACCACAGATATTTTTTCTTCTATTCTGGTGCTCTTAGGTTTTAAATATGCCGAAAGACCTGCAGATGAAAATCACCCATACGGACACGGAAAAATAGAACCTATTATTACTTTTCTTGTCGTTGCCTTTTTAGTCGTTTCTGCTACTGTTATCGCTTATGAGAGTATAGAAAATATTCAAACTCCACATAAAGTTCCTAAACCATGGACACTAATCGTTCTAGGGTTAATTATTGTATGGAAAGAAATCTCGTACCGTATAGTTATCAAAAAAAGTGAAGAGACCCAAAGCACCTCTTTAAAAGCGGATGCTTGGCACCATAGAAGTGATGCTATTACGTCTATAATGGCATTTATTGGTATTTCTATTGCTGTAGTACTTGGCAAAGGTTATGAAACGGCAGATGATTGGACCGCCCTTATGGCATCAGGATTTATTCTTTATAACAGCTACTTAATTCTAAGACCTGCTTTAGGAGAAATAATGGATGAACAACGTTACGATGATCTCTTAGAAGAAATACGTATTAAATCATTAGAAGTACCAGGTATTACTGGTACGGAAAAATGTTTTATTCGTAAAGCGGGAATGAAGTTTCATGTGGACTTACATGCCATGGTAAATGGTGATATTTCTGTCACTGAAGGGCATGATATAGCTCATCTCTTAAAAGACTACCTGCACGAAAATATCCCTAATTTAGAGCATGTTTTAATTCA
This genomic interval carries:
- a CDS encoding cation diffusion facilitator family transporter encodes the protein MSIEQTAIKTTYFSIIGNICLALIKGLAGFFGNSYALIADAIESTTDIFSSILVLLGFKYAERPADENHPYGHGKIEPIITFLVVAFLVVSATVIAYESIENIQTPHKVPKPWTLIVLGLIIVWKEISYRIVIKKSEETQSTSLKADAWHHRSDAITSIMAFIGISIAVVLGKGYETADDWTALMASGFILYNSYLILRPALGEIMDEQRYDDLLEEIRIKSLEVPGITGTEKCFIRKAGMKFHVDLHAMVNGDISVTEGHDIAHLLKDYLHENIPNLEHVLIHIEPDNL